A window of the Acidobacteriota bacterium genome harbors these coding sequences:
- a CDS encoding NupC/NupG family nucleoside CNT transporter, with product MIGLLGVVVILALAWALSINRRAIRWRIVAVGTGIQFALALLILKTTAGQRLFEVATQYVTAFLDFSDAGSQFIFGENFTDHFFAFKVLPTIIFFSSVITVLYYLGVIQWVVRIFARAMMFLLGTSGAESLSVSANIFVGQTEAPLLIRPYVSAMTRSELMAVMTGGFATIAGGVLAAYVGMGVSAGHLIAASVMSAPAALVMAKIMFPETEESLTAGSVKLKVERPWANVIDAAAEGAGSGMKLALNIGAMLLAFLALIAMLNAGLGKVGGLFGFPDLTLELILGYALRPLAFVMGVPWEETVEVGSLIGVKTVANEFVAFVQLQDMMADGGLSERSRTIATYALCGFSNFSSIAIQIGGIGGIAPERKRDLARLGLRAMVAGSLACFQTATIAGLLL from the coding sequence GTGATCGGGCTGCTCGGCGTCGTCGTCATCCTGGCGCTGGCCTGGGCGCTGTCGATCAACCGGCGGGCGATTCGGTGGCGCATCGTCGCCGTCGGCACCGGGATTCAGTTCGCCCTCGCTCTGCTGATCCTGAAGACCACCGCCGGCCAGCGGCTGTTCGAGGTGGCGACGCAGTACGTCACCGCTTTCCTCGATTTCTCCGACGCCGGCTCGCAGTTCATCTTCGGGGAAAACTTCACCGACCACTTCTTCGCCTTCAAGGTGCTGCCGACGATCATCTTCTTCTCGAGTGTGATCACGGTGCTCTACTACCTCGGGGTGATCCAGTGGGTGGTGCGGATTTTCGCTCGCGCCATGATGTTTCTGCTCGGTACCTCCGGTGCCGAATCGCTCTCCGTGTCGGCCAACATCTTCGTCGGCCAGACGGAGGCACCGCTGCTCATCCGACCCTATGTCTCGGCGATGACCCGTTCCGAGCTGATGGCGGTGATGACCGGTGGCTTTGCCACCATCGCCGGCGGAGTGCTGGCGGCCTATGTCGGCATGGGGGTCTCGGCCGGCCATCTCATCGCCGCCAGCGTGATGTCGGCGCCGGCGGCCTTGGTGATGGCCAAGATCATGTTTCCGGAGACCGAAGAGAGCTTGACCGCCGGCTCCGTCAAGCTGAAGGTCGAGCGGCCCTGGGCCAACGTCATCGATGCTGCCGCCGAAGGGGCCGGCTCGGGGATGAAGCTGGCCCTCAACATCGGCGCCATGCTGCTGGCCTTTCTCGCTCTGATCGCCATGCTCAACGCCGGCCTCGGTAAGGTCGGCGGCCTGTTCGGGTTCCCGGATCTGACCCTCGAGCTGATCCTCGGCTACGCCCTGCGGCCCCTTGCCTTCGTGATGGGGGTGCCCTGGGAAGAGACCGTCGAAGTCGGCTCCCTGATCGGCGTCAAGACCGTCGCCAACGAGTTCGTCGCCTTTGTCCAGCTACAGGACATGATGGCCGATGGCGGTCTCTCGGAGCGCTCCCGGACGATCGCCACCTACGCCCTTTGTGGCTTCTCCAACTTCTCGTCGATCGCGATTCAGATCGGCGGCATCGGCGGCATCGCGCCGGAGCGCAAGCGAGACCTGGCGCGCCTCGGCCTGCGGGCGATGGTGGCGGGATCCCTCGCCTGTTTCCAGACCGCGACCATCGCGGGACTCCTGCTCTAG
- the hflC gene encoding protease modulator HflC produces MRAGILILVFVVILLVANGLFVVNEAQQAIITQFGRPVGDPITEPGLKMKVPFLQKVHRFDRRFLEWDGEVNELPTRDKRLILVDTYARWRISDPLLYFQRLGTERRAQTRLDDILDGETRNAIAKHDLVEVVRTGNRQPAQDESTPEITSQLEVIDAGREQIRQEILAAAQERTGDLGIEILDMRLKRINYIEEVRDKVFDRMISERKRIATRFRSEGDGEASRIRGEKERELKRIRSEAYRQAQEIRGRADAEATEIYAGAYDQSRDSRDFYEFLQTMETFTGTVNGDTSLILSTDGDFYRFLKGSTP; encoded by the coding sequence ATGCGTGCCGGAATCCTGATCCTCGTCTTCGTCGTCATCTTGCTGGTGGCCAATGGTCTGTTCGTGGTCAACGAGGCCCAGCAGGCGATCATCACCCAGTTCGGCCGCCCGGTGGGCGATCCGATCACCGAGCCCGGCCTGAAGATGAAGGTGCCCTTCCTGCAAAAGGTGCATCGCTTCGATCGGCGTTTCCTGGAATGGGACGGCGAGGTCAACGAGCTGCCGACGCGCGACAAGCGCCTGATCTTGGTCGACACCTACGCCCGCTGGCGCATCTCCGATCCGCTGCTCTATTTCCAGCGCCTGGGAACGGAGCGCCGTGCTCAAACCCGCCTCGACGACATTCTCGACGGCGAGACTCGCAACGCGATCGCCAAGCACGACCTCGTCGAGGTGGTGCGTACCGGCAATCGCCAACCGGCCCAGGACGAATCGACCCCGGAGATCACCTCCCAGCTCGAGGTGATCGATGCCGGCCGCGAGCAGATTCGGCAGGAGATCTTGGCCGCCGCTCAGGAACGCACCGGCGATCTCGGCATCGAGATCCTCGACATGCGCCTGAAGCGCATCAACTACATCGAAGAGGTGCGCGACAAGGTCTTCGACCGCATGATCTCCGAGCGCAAGCGCATCGCCACCCGCTTCCGGTCCGAGGGCGATGGCGAGGCGTCGCGGATTCGCGGTGAGAAGGAGCGCGAGCTCAAGCGCATCCGCTCCGAGGCCTATCGCCAGGCGCAGGAGATCCGCGGCCGGGCCGACGCCGAGGCCACCGAGATCTATGCCGGGGCCTACGATCAGTCGCGCGATTCCCGCGACTTCTACGAGTTCTTGCAGACCATGGAGACCTTTACCGGCACGGTCAACGGGGATACCTCCCTGATCCTGTCGACGGATGGAGATTTCTACCGCTTCCTCAAGGGAAGCACTCCGTGA
- the hflK gene encoding FtsH protease activity modulator HflK, whose product MTQTNGSSGDSVLDFPDLEERLKKFRGRFPGKVFVILVLVILAVATSFYTIDPEEVGVVMRFGEYVRTAEPGLNFKMPLPIETVIKVPVERQLKAEFGYRTERAGVRTQYSGSAFKQESLMLTGDLNIADVEWVVQYRIVDPAQYLFRVRNVEATFRAMSEAVMREVVGDRTVNEVITVGRQELAGLVEQRLQALCEQYETGLKVEQVVLQNVKPPEPVRASFNEVNQAEQEKEEKINTAESEYNREVPKAEGEALQTIERAEGYALDRVNRARGDGARFTALYGEYRKAPEVTRKRLYLETLGDVLPAAGRTVVVDERVEGLLPLLQLNEVTKAGGTP is encoded by the coding sequence ATGACTCAAACAAATGGCAGTTCCGGCGATTCGGTGTTGGACTTCCCGGACCTCGAAGAGCGCCTCAAGAAATTCCGCGGCCGCTTTCCGGGCAAAGTCTTCGTGATCCTCGTGCTGGTCATCCTGGCGGTGGCCACTTCCTTCTACACCATCGATCCCGAAGAGGTCGGTGTGGTGATGCGCTTCGGCGAGTACGTCCGCACTGCCGAGCCGGGCCTCAACTTCAAGATGCCGCTCCCCATCGAGACCGTGATCAAAGTGCCGGTGGAGCGGCAGCTCAAGGCGGAATTCGGCTATCGCACGGAACGCGCCGGCGTGCGGACCCAGTACAGCGGCTCGGCCTTCAAGCAGGAGTCGCTGATGCTCACCGGCGACCTCAACATCGCCGACGTCGAGTGGGTGGTGCAGTACCGCATCGTCGACCCGGCGCAGTACCTCTTCCGGGTGCGCAACGTCGAGGCGACCTTCCGCGCCATGAGCGAAGCGGTGATGCGGGAGGTGGTGGGGGACCGCACCGTCAATGAGGTCATCACCGTTGGTCGTCAAGAGCTCGCCGGCCTGGTGGAGCAGAGGCTTCAGGCCCTCTGCGAGCAGTACGAGACCGGCCTCAAGGTGGAGCAGGTAGTGCTTCAAAACGTCAAGCCTCCGGAGCCGGTTCGGGCCTCCTTCAACGAGGTCAACCAGGCCGAGCAGGAGAAGGAAGAGAAGATCAACACCGCCGAGAGCGAGTACAACCGCGAAGTGCCGAAAGCCGAGGGCGAGGCGCTGCAGACGATCGAGCGGGCCGAGGGTTATGCCCTCGATCGGGTCAACCGGGCGCGCGGCGACGGGGCCCGTTTCACAGCCCTCTACGGGGAGTACCGCAAGGCGCCGGAAGTGACTCGCAAGCGCCTCTACCTGGAGACCTTGGGGGATGTCCTCCCGGCCGCCGGCCGCACCGTGGTGGTGGATGAGCGGGTCGAGGGCTTGCTGCCGCTGCTGCAGCTCAATGAAGTCACCAAGGCCGGAGGTACTCCGTAA
- a CDS encoding penicillin-binding transpeptidase domain-containing protein, producing the protein MSRRIFNRRRFLAGSAALLLSPASQTAGRTTQASSAEAIFKAAGVTGAFCLQELATGEQTVVFPRHVDLPFRPASTFKIPNTLIGLATGVIPNAELELPWDGRRRPFVEAWNRDHDLESAMKNSVLWYFEEIARRVGLAAYREYLTRFDYGNRDPSGHPTSFWLAGNLRISVRQQASFLARLLNGALDVPQRHLEVVRQILPSAVQRGTTVRAKTGLCEQGDRRVGWQVGWIERHRPTHSFAAVVLGDTAGAWRESPTFAARRQVAPQLLHHFGQLPAELPALR; encoded by the coding sequence GTGAGTCGTCGAATCTTCAATCGGCGCCGCTTCCTGGCCGGGAGCGCCGCCCTGCTGCTGTCGCCCGCATCGCAGACGGCGGGCAGGACTACGCAAGCCTCCTCGGCGGAGGCCATCTTCAAGGCCGCTGGCGTGACCGGCGCCTTCTGCCTCCAGGAGCTGGCGACCGGTGAGCAAACGGTCGTCTTCCCAAGGCATGTCGACCTGCCGTTCCGGCCGGCTTCGACCTTCAAGATCCCCAACACCTTGATCGGCCTCGCCACCGGCGTCATTCCGAACGCCGAGCTCGAACTCCCCTGGGACGGTCGCCGGCGGCCCTTCGTCGAGGCCTGGAACCGTGATCACGATCTCGAAAGCGCGATGAAGAACTCGGTGCTGTGGTACTTCGAAGAGATCGCGCGGCGGGTGGGCCTGGCCGCCTATCGCGAATACCTGACCCGCTTCGACTACGGCAATCGCGACCCCAGCGGTCACCCGACGAGCTTCTGGCTAGCGGGAAACTTGCGGATCTCGGTGCGCCAACAGGCGAGCTTCCTCGCCCGTCTTCTGAACGGCGCTCTCGACGTGCCGCAGCGCCATCTCGAAGTGGTGCGCCAGATCCTGCCGTCCGCCGTGCAGCGAGGCACCACCGTACGCGCCAAGACCGGTCTCTGCGAACAGGGTGACCGGCGCGTGGGCTGGCAAGTGGGCTGGATCGAGCGCCACCGCCCAACCCACAGCTTCGCTGCCGTCGTGCTGGGAGACACTGCAGGCGCCTGGCGCGAAAGTCCGACTTTCGCAGCGCGACGGCAAGTGGCACCGCAACTCCTGCACCATTTCGGCCAGCTACCCGCGGAGCTTCCAGCCTTGCGCTGA
- a CDS encoding DMT family transporter yields MNTSAVRGGVRSMVASAFWFSVMSALVKVAGERLPSQEIVLARAIVSLVLSYALVRRAGVSPWGNQPAWLLLRGLCGFLGLTCFYYAVTQLPLAETTVIQYLHPMLTALFAAWFLGEVVRSSLVFSLALSLVGVLAVARPSFLFGAAAADLPPLALAAAGGGALFSAFAYVLVRRLSGSEHSMVIILYFPLVTVPLALPWVWQHGVWPHGFEWLILLGVGIATQLGQVYLTRGIRLLPAGKATSLSYLQVAFAGLWGMLFFAEVPDGWFFVGAALILAGAFVSARSR; encoded by the coding sequence ATGAACACATCGGCGGTCAGGGGCGGCGTGCGCTCGATGGTGGCGAGCGCCTTCTGGTTCAGCGTCATGAGCGCTCTGGTCAAGGTCGCCGGGGAGCGCCTGCCGAGTCAGGAGATCGTGCTGGCTCGGGCGATCGTCTCCTTGGTCTTGAGCTACGCCCTGGTGCGTCGGGCCGGAGTTTCGCCCTGGGGCAACCAGCCCGCGTGGCTCCTTCTGCGAGGCCTCTGTGGCTTTCTCGGATTGACCTGCTTCTACTACGCGGTGACCCAGCTCCCGCTCGCTGAAACCACCGTCATCCAGTACCTCCACCCAATGCTGACCGCCCTTTTCGCGGCCTGGTTTCTGGGCGAGGTGGTGCGCTCGTCGCTGGTCTTCTCCCTCGCCTTGAGTCTTGTCGGCGTGCTGGCGGTGGCGCGGCCATCTTTCCTCTTCGGGGCGGCGGCCGCCGACTTGCCGCCGCTGGCCCTGGCCGCCGCTGGCGGTGGCGCCCTGTTCAGCGCCTTCGCTTATGTTCTGGTGCGCCGCCTGAGCGGCAGTGAGCACTCGATGGTGATCATTCTCTACTTCCCGCTGGTGACCGTGCCCTTGGCGCTGCCCTGGGTGTGGCAACACGGAGTCTGGCCGCACGGTTTCGAGTGGCTGATCCTGCTCGGCGTCGGCATCGCGACCCAGCTCGGCCAGGTCTATCTGACCCGCGGCATCCGGCTGTTGCCGGCCGGCAAGGCGACCTCCCTGTCCTACCTGCAGGTGGCCTTTGCCGGGCTCTGGGGCATGCTTTTCTTCGCCGAGGTGCCGGACGGCTGGTTTTTTGTCGGGGCGGCGTTGATTCTCGCCGGTGCTTTCGTTTCCGCTCGCAGTCGTTGA
- the rpsD gene encoding 30S ribosomal protein S4, whose translation MKYNGPKVRLSRALGLALTPKAARIMEKRPYPPGQQGPNRRRRRPSGYKEQLVEKQRLRAQYNVHERQMKTYFKRSMQKKGNTADNLVAMLETRLDAVVLRGGFARSIYAARQYVGHGHFEVNGRKVDVPSYRVRPGDLVRVRPSSQKILCFRDAIQSSTGHPDYLSVDIDKMTIQFERMPERSEVPVICDLSKVIEFYSR comes from the coding sequence ATGAAGTACAACGGTCCAAAGGTGCGGTTGTCTCGGGCGTTGGGGCTTGCCCTGACTCCGAAGGCTGCGAGGATTATGGAAAAGCGGCCCTATCCGCCGGGACAACAGGGACCCAATCGACGCCGGCGCCGGCCTTCGGGCTACAAGGAGCAGCTGGTCGAGAAGCAGCGGCTCCGGGCGCAGTACAACGTCCACGAGCGTCAGATGAAGACCTACTTCAAGAGGTCCATGCAAAAGAAGGGCAACACGGCGGACAACCTGGTCGCGATGCTTGAGACTCGGCTGGACGCGGTGGTGCTTCGCGGAGGTTTCGCCCGTTCGATTTATGCAGCGCGGCAGTACGTTGGCCATGGCCATTTCGAGGTCAACGGCCGCAAGGTCGATGTGCCGTCCTATCGGGTACGGCCCGGTGATCTGGTGCGGGTGCGTCCGTCCAGCCAGAAGATTCTCTGTTTCAGAGACGCGATTCAGTCGAGCACCGGCCATCCCGACTACCTGTCGGTCGACATCGACAAAATGACGATTCAATTCGAGAGGATGCCGGAACGTAGCGAGGTGCCGGTAATTTGTGACCTCTCCAAGGTCATCGAGTTCTACTCTCGCTAG
- a CDS encoding inorganic pyrophosphatase, with protein sequence MSFPKPFYRWRPHPWHGLDVGPDPPRVVHAYIEMTPFDLVKYEIDKTTGYLAVDRPQRSSSQPPALYGFVPRTFCGEEVERLSPQATQGDGDPLDLCVLSERPIDRAEVIVKARVVGGLQMVDQGEADDKIIAVLEGDNLWGHAAGLADIPEILVERLRHYFLTYKLVPGSETGVSIEQVYDREHAEAVVAASMRDYAAEFGA encoded by the coding sequence ATGAGTTTTCCCAAGCCCTTCTATCGCTGGCGACCGCATCCTTGGCACGGTCTCGATGTCGGTCCGGATCCACCGCGGGTGGTCCATGCCTATATCGAGATGACGCCTTTCGATCTGGTCAAATACGAGATCGACAAGACGACGGGATATCTGGCCGTCGATCGGCCGCAGCGATCCTCCTCCCAGCCCCCGGCCCTCTATGGGTTCGTTCCTCGCACCTTCTGCGGTGAAGAGGTCGAGCGTTTGTCGCCCCAGGCGACGCAAGGGGATGGCGATCCGCTCGACCTCTGCGTACTTTCCGAAAGGCCCATCGACCGCGCCGAGGTCATCGTCAAGGCGCGAGTGGTCGGAGGCCTCCAGATGGTTGACCAAGGAGAAGCAGACGACAAAATCATCGCTGTCCTCGAAGGAGACAACCTGTGGGGACATGCCGCGGGCCTGGCGGACATTCCCGAAATCCTGGTCGAGCGACTGCGCCACTATTTTCTGACCTACAAGCTGGTCCCCGGTTCCGAGACCGGAGTTTCCATCGAACAGGTCTATGACCGCGAGCACGCCGAAGCGGTGGTCGCGGCCTCGATGCGAGACTACGCAGCCGAATTCGGCGCCTGA
- a CDS encoding alpha/beta hydrolase → MAVTPEKKPHERLVLPSLAVAGSVGLLGLLRHQFQSRQIFEPQGLPEVDAPPSPFGPQAQDQWFESRDGRRLHGWWIVHPRARGTVLFCHGNSGSIGHQIALLERLRPLRMNFFLFDYRGYGQSAGTPSEKGVFLDVRAAWDHLTGPLGQPAEQIILFGHSLGGAIAIDCALDRPVAGLVVQSSFTDIRGMARVRFPRLPAWVARNQFRSRDKVQSLSVPKLFIHGMRDRTIPHQLGVELYEAATAPKQLFLVPRANHRNVALRGGRGYLRQLMRFRDQRLRATTSATAS, encoded by the coding sequence ATGGCAGTCACTCCCGAGAAGAAGCCTCACGAACGCCTAGTCCTTCCGTCCCTCGCCGTCGCCGGCAGTGTCGGCCTGCTGGGCCTCTTGCGTCACCAGTTCCAAAGCCGCCAGATCTTCGAGCCACAGGGCCTTCCGGAGGTCGATGCGCCGCCCAGCCCCTTCGGACCGCAAGCGCAGGATCAATGGTTCGAGAGCCGCGACGGACGACGCCTCCACGGTTGGTGGATCGTCCACCCCCGAGCCCGCGGCACGGTGCTCTTCTGCCACGGTAATTCCGGCAGCATCGGCCACCAGATCGCCCTTCTCGAACGCCTCCGGCCGCTGCGCATGAACTTCTTCCTGTTCGACTACCGGGGCTACGGCCAGAGCGCCGGAACGCCGAGCGAGAAAGGCGTCTTCCTCGACGTTCGCGCCGCCTGGGACCATCTCACCGGACCCCTCGGCCAGCCCGCCGAGCAGATCATTCTGTTCGGCCATTCGCTCGGCGGCGCCATCGCCATCGACTGCGCCCTCGACCGCCCGGTGGCCGGCCTGGTGGTGCAGTCGAGCTTCACCGATATTCGCGGCATGGCGCGAGTGCGCTTCCCTCGCCTGCCGGCTTGGGTGGCTCGCAATCAGTTCCGCAGCCGCGACAAAGTGCAGTCCTTGAGCGTCCCGAAGCTCTTCATCCACGGTATGCGCGACCGCACCATTCCACACCAGCTCGGTGTCGAGCTCTACGAAGCGGCGACGGCTCCCAAGCAGCTCTTTCTCGTCCCGCGAGCCAACCACCGCAATGTCGCCCTGCGCGGCGGCCGAGGCTACCTGCGCCAGCTCATGCGGTTTCGGGATCAGCGCCTGCGGGCGACCACCAGCGCGACGGCCTCGTGA
- a CDS encoding DUF5715 family protein, whose protein sequence is MKPFHLLLGLLLLPGAATPIEGQSLKPSRSSLNSQNHQARDHDFTFLRNPAQVARFVERGWLVPITGNRDYRLDGVSFPYGRPEVRLFVERLSRQYRAACGEPLTVTSLTRPRSHQPWNASPRSVHPTGMALDLRRSRSRDCRRWLERTLLYLEGQKVLEATRERWPPHYHLAIFPRPYRQYVAGLRNRGDAKTYRVASGDTLWKIARKHRTEVEVLRRLNDLDSNRIFPGQMLKVPSDD, encoded by the coding sequence ATGAAGCCCTTTCACCTCCTCCTCGGCCTGTTGCTCCTGCCGGGCGCCGCGACGCCGATCGAAGGCCAGAGCCTCAAACCCAGCCGGAGCTCCCTCAACTCCCAGAATCACCAGGCCCGGGATCACGACTTCACCTTTCTCCGCAACCCGGCCCAGGTCGCCCGCTTCGTCGAACGCGGCTGGCTGGTGCCGATCACCGGCAATCGCGACTATCGCCTCGACGGCGTTTCGTTTCCTTACGGTCGGCCCGAGGTCCGCCTGTTCGTCGAGCGACTGTCCCGTCAGTATCGTGCCGCCTGCGGCGAGCCACTGACCGTCACCAGCCTGACGCGACCGCGCAGCCACCAGCCCTGGAACGCCTCACCGCGCAGCGTTCATCCCACCGGCATGGCCCTCGATCTCCGCCGCAGCCGCAGCCGCGACTGCCGGCGCTGGCTCGAGCGCACGCTGCTCTACCTCGAAGGTCAGAAAGTGCTCGAGGCCACCCGCGAGCGCTGGCCGCCGCACTATCACCTGGCGATCTTTCCGCGCCCCTACCGCCAGTACGTCGCTGGCCTGCGCAATCGCGGCGACGCCAAGACCTACCGCGTCGCCTCCGGCGACACGCTGTGGAAGATCGCTCGCAAGCATCGCACCGAGGTCGAGGTCCTACGGCGCCTCAATGACCTCGATTCGAATCGCATTTTTCCGGGGCAGATGCTGAAGGTCCCGAGCGACGACTAG
- a CDS encoding S53 family peptidase: MSQRLSVAELANLYGFPEKVDGKGETIGIIALGGGYYPEDVELLFRSLGQPAPKIVDVSVPGHQSRGTNRPVSREILQQLVKALAEGSAPPPDAIATLETSMDVQIAAAFAPGADLVVYFAPSADAEGFLYTLLTAIHDSTHRPSVISLSWGWPEPEEMADGQAKAGVIQAVDELFALASQKGMTLCASSGDTGSGVGLPAADEATAIDWVQFPASSPYALACGGTSLDGAGLEEVVWSVDVGGTLYASTGGASKLFDRPEWQQRIVCSTLPGLGRGVPDVAGLADQRSGVTFYLGGAEQGSAGTSAAAPLWAALIARLNEALGRRLGHVNPRLYRIAKDDPSIFRDVVAGSNGGFRASLGWDPVTGWGSPHGEKLLAALAADLEAFP, encoded by the coding sequence GTGTCACAGCGACTTTCGGTAGCAGAGCTGGCGAATCTCTACGGTTTTCCGGAGAAGGTCGACGGCAAGGGCGAGACCATCGGCATCATCGCCCTCGGCGGCGGCTACTACCCGGAGGATGTCGAGCTTCTCTTTCGCAGCCTCGGTCAACCGGCCCCCAAGATCGTCGACGTCAGCGTGCCCGGCCACCAGAGTCGCGGCACCAACCGACCGGTGAGCCGCGAGATACTGCAGCAGCTCGTCAAGGCCTTGGCCGAAGGCTCGGCACCGCCGCCCGACGCCATCGCCACCCTCGAGACTTCGATGGACGTGCAGATCGCCGCCGCCTTCGCGCCGGGCGCCGATCTGGTGGTCTACTTCGCGCCCAGCGCGGACGCCGAGGGCTTTCTCTACACGCTGCTCACGGCGATTCATGATTCGACCCACCGGCCTTCCGTCATCTCCCTGAGCTGGGGCTGGCCGGAGCCCGAGGAGATGGCCGACGGCCAGGCCAAGGCCGGGGTCATCCAGGCCGTCGACGAGCTCTTCGCCCTCGCCTCCCAGAAGGGCATGACCCTCTGCGCCTCGTCCGGAGACACCGGTTCCGGCGTCGGCCTCCCGGCGGCCGACGAGGCCACCGCCATCGATTGGGTGCAGTTTCCCGCCAGCAGCCCCTATGCCCTGGCCTGCGGCGGCACCTCCCTCGATGGCGCCGGCCTCGAAGAGGTGGTTTGGTCGGTCGACGTCGGCGGCACCCTCTACGCCAGCACCGGTGGTGCCTCGAAGCTGTTCGATCGCCCGGAGTGGCAGCAGCGCATCGTCTGCTCGACCCTCCCCGGCCTCGGCCGCGGCGTTCCGGACGTCGCCGGCCTCGCCGATCAACGCTCCGGCGTCACCTTCTATCTCGGCGGCGCCGAGCAAGGCTCCGCCGGCACCAGCGCCGCCGCCCCACTGTGGGCTGCCCTCATCGCGCGCCTCAACGAGGCCCTCGGCCGCCGCCTCGGTCACGTCAATCCACGCCTCTACCGCATCGCCAAGGACGATCCGTCGATCTTCCGCGATGTCGTGGCGGGCTCGAACGGCGGCTTTCGCGCCAGCCTCGGGTGGGATCCCGTCACCGGCTGGGGCAGTCCCCACGGCGAGAAGCTCCTCGCCGCCCTTGCCGCCGACCTCGAGGCGTTTCCTTAG
- a CDS encoding GNAT family N-acetyltransferase has translation MDSSPRLSTRRLLLWPSTLALAEAELEGRESLARGLGAAVPRHWPPPLHDRRSMAYNRLFLRDNPESVGWGLWYFLRPTGDRGLPELIGGGGFQGLPTSAGTVEIGYSILPHHQRQGFAPEAVEALVRWAFEQPRVKRVTAETRPDSRPSIRVLEKCGFRQCAAAEILLFERLP, from the coding sequence ATGGATTCTTCACCTCGCCTTTCGACCCGCCGCCTGCTGCTGTGGCCTTCGACCCTCGCGCTCGCCGAGGCCGAGCTCGAAGGTCGGGAGAGCCTGGCGAGAGGTCTCGGCGCCGCGGTGCCGAGGCACTGGCCGCCGCCCCTCCACGACCGGCGCTCGATGGCGTACAACCGCCTGTTTCTGCGCGACAACCCGGAGTCCGTCGGCTGGGGACTGTGGTATTTCCTGCGCCCGACGGGCGATCGGGGGCTTCCCGAGCTGATCGGAGGCGGCGGCTTCCAGGGCCTTCCGACATCCGCCGGTACGGTCGAGATCGGTTACTCGATCCTGCCCCACCATCAACGCCAGGGATTCGCACCGGAGGCGGTCGAAGCGCTGGTCCGTTGGGCCTTCGAGCAGCCCCGGGTGAAGCGGGTGACGGCCGAAACCCGACCGGACTCGCGACCGTCCATCCGAGTTCTCGAGAAGTGCGGTTTCCGCCAATGCGCGGCGGCAGAGATCCTGCTCTTCGAGCGCTTGCCCTGA
- the mscL gene encoding large conductance mechanosensitive channel protein MscL produces MSMMEEFKEFAVKGNAIDMAVGIIIGGAFGKIVSSLVNDVIMPPIGKMLGGVDFSKLFINLGDVPYDTLAAAQEAGAPTINYGSFIQTIFDFVIIAFVIFMMVRAMNKARKQEEEAPAEPPKPSEEVVLLQEIRDSLKR; encoded by the coding sequence ATGTCCATGATGGAAGAGTTCAAGGAGTTCGCGGTCAAGGGCAATGCGATCGACATGGCGGTCGGCATCATCATCGGTGGTGCCTTCGGCAAGATCGTCAGCTCGCTGGTCAATGACGTCATCATGCCGCCGATCGGCAAGATGCTCGGCGGAGTCGATTTCTCGAAGCTGTTCATCAACCTGGGGGACGTTCCCTACGACACCCTCGCTGCCGCCCAGGAAGCCGGGGCGCCGACGATCAACTACGGCAGCTTCATCCAGACGATCTTCGATTTCGTGATCATCGCCTTCGTCATCTTCATGATGGTGCGGGCCATGAACAAGGCGCGCAAACAGGAAGAGGAAGCGCCGGCCGAGCCGCCCAAGCCCTCCGAGGAGGTCGTCTTGCTGCAGGAGATTCGCGACTCCCTCAAGCGTTAG